One genomic segment of Catalinimonas alkaloidigena includes these proteins:
- a CDS encoding efflux RND transporter periplasmic adaptor subunit, whose product MKIIYAITLSFLFLSCSERAQESQEAAEVGTPAELTSGSVQLNDEQIALAEIKLGPLQKQMVSDFVECSGTITLPPQNIVTVNAPIGGFVERVNFLPGDFVKKGALLAVLSHPEYIKLQQAYLDTQSKLTFAEQEYERQKTLSSGDASARKRLEESASNFKSLQAQLMGTAAQLKYVGIRPENIEKKGISSRIALHAPISGYITAVNINRGKFVSSQENMYELIDKSHMHLDLNVFEKDIPKISIGQSVFYSLNENAGRSFEGKVSLIGQKMEDENRAFSVHVDINSPEDYFKPGMYTNAKIFLSADSVAALPQSALIRDNDEYYVYVNEGDAFVRRHVQTGAEYNKLTQIMNPESLEGQSIVIEGAYYLNAEANK is encoded by the coding sequence ATGAAAATAATATATGCAATCACACTCTCTTTTCTTTTTCTCTCCTGCTCGGAGAGGGCGCAAGAGAGCCAGGAAGCTGCCGAAGTAGGCACTCCTGCCGAGCTTACATCCGGTAGTGTCCAATTAAATGACGAGCAGATAGCGCTGGCAGAGATCAAATTAGGTCCGTTACAGAAGCAAATGGTTTCAGACTTTGTAGAGTGCAGTGGTACAATTACCCTTCCACCACAAAACATCGTCACTGTGAACGCACCAATAGGTGGCTTCGTAGAAAGAGTGAATTTCCTTCCCGGAGATTTTGTCAAAAAAGGAGCTCTGTTGGCTGTACTAAGTCACCCTGAATACATAAAGCTTCAGCAGGCTTACCTGGACACCCAAAGCAAGCTAACTTTCGCTGAGCAAGAATATGAAAGGCAAAAAACACTTTCCAGCGGAGATGCTTCTGCCCGTAAAAGGCTGGAAGAATCAGCATCAAATTTCAAGTCTCTACAGGCTCAATTGATGGGTACTGCCGCACAACTAAAGTATGTTGGTATTCGTCCTGAAAATATTGAAAAAAAAGGCATCAGCTCCCGTATTGCCTTACATGCTCCCATCAGCGGCTACATTACAGCCGTAAATATCAACCGCGGTAAATTTGTGAGCAGCCAGGAAAACATGTATGAGCTGATTGATAAATCGCACATGCACCTTGACCTCAATGTGTTTGAAAAAGATATCCCAAAGATAAGCATAGGGCAAAGTGTGTTTTATAGCCTGAACGAAAATGCCGGGCGTAGTTTTGAGGGGAAAGTCTCTTTGATCGGCCAGAAAATGGAAGATGAAAATCGTGCCTTTAGCGTTCATGTGGATATTAACTCTCCTGAAGATTACTTTAAACCCGGCATGTACACCAATGCCAAAATCTTCCTGTCTGCGGATAGTGTGGCTGCTCTCCCTCAATCCGCTCTGATCAGAGATAATGATGAGTACTATGTGTATGTTAATGAAGGCGACGCTTTTGTGAGAAGGCATGTGCAAACTGGAGCGGAATACAATAAATTGACTCAGATCATGAACCCTGAATCTCTTGAAGGTCAGTCTATTGTAATAGAAGGCGCGTATTACCTAAATGCAGAAGCAAACAAATAA